A window of Pomacea canaliculata isolate SZHN2017 linkage group LG3, ASM307304v1, whole genome shotgun sequence contains these coding sequences:
- the LOC112560451 gene encoding uncharacterized protein LOC112560451 → MAPASLARATVTPAPIKSKTEKPKLKPGNGQAKRFKNIYGSSPRGAAGSQRTKKGMKSLEGRQPATIRDSKSSKEQPGNDHTQNNTPVKVDKHFSSGAVRRDEETSNQLEGRRQRVLRRRLWNACQRRQREDIQRAVARYERGGYPPCADLAEAKRLLVFFQLRDALVEAIECKDPERINNGLRDVELGGIWWGPGRPVQEGSLPPEPPQGAKQTSGCGRGGRAHSAGDPGLPVSAGSGAPRGHRHIVVTRRSRRPNKEMAALPEAGPRLGASRHPPQDVDHRAGLRAP, encoded by the exons ATGGCGCCTGCTTCACTCGCCCGCGCGACCGTGACCCCTGCCCCGATCAAATCGAAAACAGAAAAACCCAAACTAAAGCCAGGGAATGGACAGGCCAAGAGATTTAAGAACATTTACGGATCTTCCCCTCGAGGTGCTGCAGGatcccaaaggacgaagaaaggaatgaagagCCTTGAGGGCAGACAACCAGCGACCATCCGAGATTCCAAGAGTTCTAAGGAGCAGCCTGGAAACgatcacacacaaaacaacacccCAGTGAAAGTCGACAAA CATTTCAGTTCTGGTGCTGTGCGCAGAGACGAGGAGACATCCAACCAACTTGAAG GCCGCAGACAGCGCGTGTTGAGGCGGCGGCTGTGGAACGCATGTCAGCGCCGCCAGCGAGAAGACATCCAGCGGGCTGTAGCCAGATACGAGAGGGGAGGCTATCCACCTTGTGCGGATTTAGCCGAGGCCAAACGCCTGCTTGTCTTCTTCCAGCTGAGAGatg CTTTAGTGGAAGCGATCGAATGCAAAGATCCCGAGAGAATCAACAACGGCCTGAGAGATGTTGAGCTCGGAGGGATTTGGTGGGGACCTGGCCGCCCTGTGCAAGAAGGCTCGCTCCCTCCTGAACCCCCACAAGGGGCAAAACAAACTTCTGGCTGTGGCCGAGGCGGACGTGCGCACTCTGCTGGAGATCCGGGGCTACCGGTGTCCGCCGGAAGTGGTGCACCACGTGGTCATCGCCACATTGTTGTTACTAGGCGTTCACGAAGGCCTAACAAAG AAATGGCGGCACTGCCAGAGGCGGGTCCACGTCTTGGGGCCTCACGGCATCCACCGCAAGATGTTGACCATCGAGCCGGACTGCGTGCACCCTGA
- the LOC112559651 gene encoding uncharacterized protein LOC112559651 yields the protein MVLKEVEDTQPTPERGSVTSSSELRHRETSGSDDEVGQTVPVLTEAEPSDSPSRPTPASKNLQKPSYSRMKELDMARCVDITRFPPAPGLSARPTSHTPHAHRCRGRLRHLPTAVQLCRLQKGSWSAVLLSGGWGLVDCSLGSRLWRQSQRSVKSRVVDADSDAKHDGSSQSSHFLGSESCLSNNFRASEDPSTSLNGASFVSGTSPDRHVTNSLCVTSEKQLQCSPQYFYFLPEPKLLVSSHLPDDPWWQLLPRAVSDSEFHAALLLKPHFHYMSVELTKPKALRETDLEEGTEIVWKLKGGGLRRFAFRLFCPDDNNISEELTSYGFLENLPGRGEVRLKVGPPKSGRYVCEVYGAYLPTHGNHMMHMCSFELHFSRAAACPLQFPPNERLEWGPGAECMALGLRPLTHELGSVHVDDGQAEVAFLCSQRLLVTQKISCRPIE from the exons ATGGTGCTGAAGGAAGTGGAGGACACCCAGCCTACCCCAGAGCGGGGGTCAGTCACATCGTCGTCTGAGTTACGTCACCGAGAGACCAGTGGCAGCGACGATGAGGTCGGTCAAACAGTTCCAGTGCTGACTGAGGCAGAGCCCAGTGACAGTCCTTCCAGACCGACACCTGCCAGCAAGAACCTTCAGAAGCCATCTTACAGCCGCATGAAAGAGTTGGATATGGCACGCTGTGTCG ACATCACAAGATTTCCTCCAGCTCCCGGCCTTTCAGCTCGTCCAACATCTCACACGCCGCACGCACACCGATGTCGAGGCCGCTTACGTCATCTTCCG ACAGCTGTCCAGCTGTGTCGGTTACAGAAAGGCAGCTGGTCAGCTGTCCTGCTATCCGGCGGTTGGGGTCTTGTGGACTGCAGCCTGGGGTCCAGGTTGTGGCGGCAGAGTCAGCGATCCGTGAAGAGCAGGGTGGTGGATGCGGACAGTGACGCTAAGCATGACGGGAGTTCGCAGTCCTCTCATTTTCTCGGCTCAGAGTCCTGCCTCTCCAATAATTTTCGAGCTTCCGAGGATCCGAGCACGTCACTAAACGGGGCGTCCTTCGTTTCGGGGACGTCAcctgacagacacgtgacaaATAGcctgtgtgtgacgtcagagaaGCAGTTGCAGTGCAGCCCGCAGTACTTCTACTTCCTGCCGGAGCCGAAGCTGCTGGTGTCGTCTCACTTGCCTGACGACCCTTGGTGGCAGCTCCTCCCTCGCGCGGTGAGTGACAGCGAGTTCCATGCTGCCCTCCTGCTCAAGCCTCACTTTCATTACATGTCGGTGGAGCTGACGAAGCCCAAGGCTCTCCGTGAGACGGACCTCGAGGAGGGCACTGAGATCGTGTGGAAGCTGAAGGGCGGTGGCCTCAGACGATTTGCTTTCAGGCTCTTCTGTCCAGACGACAACAACATTTCCGAAGAGCTCACCAGCTACGGATTTCTGGAGAATCTTCCAGGCCGAGGCGAGGTGCGCCTGAAGGTGGGTCCTCCCAAGTCAGGCCGTTACGTGTGTGAGGTGTACGGCGCTTACCTGCCGACACACGGCAATCACATGATGCACATGTGTTCTTTTGAACTTCATTTCTCCCGCGCCGCAGCGTGCCCTCTGCAGTTTCCTCCCAACGAACGGCTGGAATGGGGGCCCGGGGCAGAGTGCATGGCCCTCGGGTTGCGGCCTCTGACGCACGAGCTGGGAAGCGTGCATGTGGACGATGGGCAGGCTGAGGTGGCCTTCCTATGCTCGCAGCGTCTCCTAGTAACGCAGAAAATCTCCTGTCGTCCAATCGAATGA
- the LOC112560509 gene encoding LOW QUALITY PROTEIN: tryptophan 2,3-dioxygenase-like (The sequence of the model RefSeq protein was modified relative to this genomic sequence to represent the inferred CDS: inserted 1 base in 1 codon) — protein sequence MSEEELRCPHEGYTRSDQLSYHAYLKLPQLLQCQELASSRHGKEVHDEHLFIITHQAYELWFKQILFEVDSVRNLFSQPYLDESKMLKILNELNRVVMILKLLADQFHILETMTPLDFMEFRNYLSTASGFQSLQFRLLENKLGVSENARVMYNQQHYRTVFNDPVSIKQLKDSLEXALLLALVEKWLERTPGLTEKSFKFWDFFKHSVKRWLSDSILEPAQRETDEKAKNIMMAEYKKQQESFESIFDEEKYAAQVARGDRRLSHRAFQGAMMISLYRDEPRFNQPFKLLTLLMDIDSLMTKWRYNHVMMVQRMIGSKVGTGGSSGYQYLRSTISDRYKVFVDLFNLSTYLIPRAYIPPLTERLKRRLSILCAEALADHDDTENDGITSGRNRTRGVDENEVNGVTSGSKMAVVQDDSSDDDKENDLHRGSRVKFTL from the exons ATGTCAGAAGAGGAGCTGAGGTGCCCTCACGAGGGATACACTCGAAGCGACCAACTGTCTTATCATGCATATCTGAAG CTGCCACAGCTGCTCCAGTGCCAAGAACTAGCCAGCTCCCGGCATGGAAAGGAAGTTCACGATGAACACCTGTTCATCATCACACATCAAG CATACGAGTTGTGGTTCAAGCAGATTCTCTTCGAAGTGGACTCAGTGCGCAACCTTTTCAGTCAACCG TATCTGGACGAAAGTAAAATGCTGAAGATCCTCAATGAGCTCAACAGGGTTGTGATGATACTAAAG TTGCTTGCCGACCAGTTCCACATCTTGGAGACCATGACGCCTTTGGACTTCATGGAGTTCAG AAACTATCTATCGACTGCATCCGGCTTCCAGAGCCTGCAGTTCCGACTACTTGAGAACAAGCTTGGTGTTTCAGAG AATGCCCGAGTGATGTACAACCAGCAGCACTACCGAACGGTCTTCAACGACCCCGTGTCCATCAAGCAGTTGAAAGACTCACTGG CAGCTCTCCTACTGGCTCTTGTAGAG AAATGGTTAGAGCGCACCCCTGGTCTGACAGAGAAATCTTTCAAGTTCTGGGACTTCTTCAAGCACAGTGTCAAGAGATGGCTGAGCGACTCCATCCTAGAGCCTGCACAG AGAGAGACTGATGAGAAGGCGAAGAATATCATGATGGCTGAATATAAAAAGCAACAG GAGAGCTTTGAGAGTATATTCGATGAAGAGAAATACGCCGCACAGGTAGCCAGAG GTGACCGTCGGCTCAGTCATCGTGCGTTCCAGGGGGCGATGATGATCTCCCTGTACCGCGACGAGCCTCGCTTCAACCAGCCTTTCAAGCTGCTCACCCTCCTCATGGACATAGACTCGCTCATGACCAAGTGGCGAT ATAATCACGTGATGATGGTACAACGCATGATCGGAAGTAAAGTCGGGACGGGTGGCTCATCGGGATACCAGTATCTTCGATCCACAATCAG CGACCGCTACAAGGTGTTTGTCGACCTCTTCAACCTGTCCACCTACCTCATTCCACGTGCCTACATCCCGCCCCTGACGGAGCGACTGAAGCGCCGCCTGTCCATCCTTTGCGCAGAAGCTCTTGCAGACCATGATGACACTGAGAACGATGGCATCACTTCCGGGAGGAATCGCACCCGCGGTGTAGATGAAAACGAAGTCAATGGCGTCACATCCGGGTCAAAGATGGCTGTGGTTCAAGATGACAGCAGCGATGACGACAAAGAGAATGACTTGCACCGAGGCAGCAGAGTGAAGTTCACACTGTAG